A single Callithrix jacchus isolate 240 chromosome 4, calJac240_pri, whole genome shotgun sequence DNA region contains:
- the HIVEP2 gene encoding transcription factor HIVEP2, giving the protein MDTGDTALGQKATSRSGETDKASGRWRQEQSAVIKMSTFGSQEGQRQPQIEPEQIGNTASAQLFGSGKLASPSEVVQQVAEKQYPPHRPSPYSCQHSLSFPQHSLPQGVMHSTKPHQSLEGPPWLFPGPLPSVASEDLFPFPIHGHSGGYPRKKISSLNPAYSQYSQKSIEQAEEAHKKEHKPKKPGKYICPYCSRACAKPSVLKKHIRSHTGERPYPCIPCGFSFKTKSNLYKHRKSHAHAIKAGLVPFTESAVSKLDLEAGFIDVEAEIHSDGEQSTDTDEESSLFAEASDKMSPGPPIPLDIASRGGYHGSLEESLGGPMKVPILIIPKSGIPLPNESSPYIGPDMLPNPSLNTKADDSHTVKQKLALRLSEKKGQDSEPSLNLLSPHSKGSTDSGYFSRSESAEQQISPPNTNAKSYEEIIFGKYCRLSPRNALSVTTTSQERASMGRKGIMEPLPHVNTRLDVKMFEDPVSQLIPSKGDIDPSQTSMLKSTKFNSESRQPQIIPPIRNEGKLYPANFQCSSPVLLEAPVDSSPLIRSNSMPTSSATNLTIPPSLRGSHSFDERMTGSDDVFYPGTVGIPPQRMLRRQAAFELPSVQEGHGEVEHHGRMLKGISSSSLKEKKLPSGDRVGYDYDICRKPYKKWDDSETPKQSYRDISCLSSLKHGGEYFMDPVVPLHGVPSMFGTTCENRKRRKEKSVGDEEDTPMICSSIVSTPVGIMASDYDPKLQMQEGVRSGFAIAGHENPSHGHTERFDPCRPPLQSGSPSLGSEESPSAIDSDKMSDAAGRKPPGNVISVIQHTNSLSRPNSFERSESAELVACSQDKAPSPSETCDSEISEAPVSPEWAPPGDGAESGGKPSPSQQVQQQSYHTQPRLVRQHNIQVPEIRVTEEPDKPEKEKEAQSKEPEKPVEEFQWPQRSETLSQLPAEKLPPKKKRLRLADMEHSSGESSFESTGTGLSRSPSQESNLSHSSSFSMSFEREETSKLSALPKQDEFGKHSEFLTVPAGSYSLSVPGHHHQKEMRRCSSEQMPCPHPAEVPEVRSKSFDYGNLSHAPVSGAAASTVSPSRERKKCFLVRQASFSGSPEIAQGEAGMDQSVKQEQLEHLHAGLRSGWHHGPPTMLPPLQQEDPGKQVVSPCAPLSSGPLHLAQPQIMHMDSQESLRNPLIQPTSYMTSKHLPEQPHLFPHQETIPFSPIQNALFQFQYPTVCMVHLPAQQPPWWQAHFPHPFAQQPQKSYSKPSFQTETHSSYPLEHVAEHTGKKPADYGHTKEQTYPCYSGASGLHPKNLLPKFPSDQSSKSTETPSEQVLQEDFASANAGPLQSLPGTVVPVRIQTHVPSYGSVMYTSISQILGQNSPAIVICKVDENMTQRTLVTNAAMQGIGFNIAQVLGQHAGLEKYPIWKAPQTLPLGLESSIPLCLPSTSDSVASLGGSKRMLSPASSLELFMETKQQKRVKEEKMYGQIVEELSAVELTNSDIKKDLSRPQKPQLVRQGCASEPKDGLQSGSSSFSSLSPSSSQDYPSASPSSREPFPPSKEMLSGSRASLPGQKSSGPSESKESSDELDIDETASDMSMSPQSSSLPAGDGQPEEEGKGHKRPVGMLVRMASAPSGNVADSTLLLTDMADFQQILQFPSLRTTTTVSWCFLNYTKPNYVQQATFKSSVYASWCISSCNPNPSGLNTKTTLALLRSKQKITAEIYTLAAMHRPGTGKLTSSSAWKQFTQMKPDASFLFGSKLERKLVGNILKERGKGDIHGDKDIGSKQTEPIRIKIFEGGYKSNEDYVYVRGRGRGKYICEECGIRCKKPSMLKKHIRTHTDVRPYVCKLCNFAFKTKGNLTKHMKSKAHMKKCLELGVSMTSVDDTETEEAENMEDLHKAAEKHSMSSISTDHQFSDAEESDGEDGDDNDDDDEDEDDFDDQGDLTPKTRSRSTSPQPPRFSSLPVNVGAVPHGVPSDSSLGHSSLISYLVTLPSIRVTQLMTPSDSCEDTQMTEYQRLFQSKSTDSEPDKDRLDIPSCMDEECMLPSEPSSSPRDFSPSSRHSSPGYDSSPCRDNSPKRYLIPKGDLSPRRHLSPRRDLSPMRHLSPRKEAALRREMSQRDVSPRRHLSPRRPVSPGKDITARRDLSPRRERRYMSTIRPPSPRRALYRNPPLSMGQYLQAEPIVLGPPNLRRGLPQVPYFSLYGDQEGAYEHPGSSLFPEGPNDYVFSHLPLHSQQQVRAPIPMVPVGGIQMVHSMPPALSSLHPPPTLPLPMEGFEEKKGASGESFSKDPYVLSKQHEKRGPHALQSSGPPSTPSSPRLLMKQSTSEDSLNATEREQEENIQTCTKAIASLRIATEEAALLGADQPARVQEPHQNPLGSAHVSIRHFSRPEPGQPCTSATHPDLHDGEKDNFGTSQTPLAHSTFYSKSCVDDKQADFHSSKELSSSTEEGKDPSSEKSQLH; this is encoded by the exons ATGGACACTGGGGACACAGCTCTAGGACAAAAAGCTACCTCAAGGTCTGGAGAAACTGATAAAGCATCAGGTAGATGGAGACAGGAACAATCAGCTGTTATTAAGATGAGCACTTTTGGCAGTCAAGAAGGACAGCGGCAACCGCAAATAGAGCCCGAGCAAATAGGAAACACAGCATCAGCACAACTGTTTGGTTCTGGGAAACTGGCCTCCCCTAGTGAAGTGGTGCAGCAAGTTGCAGAGAAGCAATATCCACCGCATCGTCCGAGTCCTTACTCATGCCAACACTCACTCTCTTTCCCTCAACACTCATTGCCACAGGGGGTCATGCACAGCACCAAGCCACATCAGAGCCTCGAAGGTCCTCCGTGGCTTTTCCCCGGCCCTTTGCCATCTGTTGCCTCCGAGGacttatttccttttcctatACATGGCCACAGTGGTGGTTATCCTAGAAAAAAGATTTCAAGTCTGAACCCTGCTTATAGCCAATACTCCCAGAAAAGTATCGAACAGGCAGAAGAGGCTCACAAGAAAGAGCACAAACCCAAAAAGCCTGGCAAGTACATTTGCCCTTACTGCAGCAGAGCGTGTGCCAAACCTAGCGTACTGAAAAAACACATCAGGTCCCATACTGGGGAGCGGCCATATCCATGTATACCTTGTGGTTTCTCTTTCAAGACAAAGAGCAATTTGTACAAGCACAGGAAGTCACATGCCCATGCAATTAAGGCAGGATTAGTACCTTTCACAGAGTCAGCTGTGTCTAAATTGGACCTAGAGGCTGGTTTTATTGATGTAGAAGCAGAAATACATTCAGATGGTGAACAGAGTACAGACACAGATGAGGAGAGTTCTTTATTTGCTGAGGCCTCTGACAAAATGAGTCCTGGTCCACCCATCCCACTGGACATTGCCAGCAGAGGTGGCTATCATGGGTCATTGGAAGAATCATTGGGAGGTCCAATGAAGGTGCCGATTTTGATTATCCCCAAAAGTGGGATTCCTCTTCCTAACGAAAGCTCTCCGTATATTGGCCCTGATATGCTACCAAATCCATCTTTAAATACTAAGGCTGATGATTCGCACACAGTCAAACAGAAACTTGCACTAAGACTGTCGGAGAAAAAAGGACAAGATTCTGAGCCATCGCTCAACCTTCTGAGCCCGCACAGTAAAGGAAGCACTGATTCTGGTTACTTTTCTCGCTCAGAAAGTGCTGAGCAGCAAATAAGCCCTCCCAACACAAATGCAAAGTCTTATGAAGAaatcatctttggaaaatactgtCGGCTCAGTCCGAGAAATGCACTCAGTGTTACAACCACAAGTCAAGAGCGTGCCTCAATGGGTAGGAAGGGCATAATGGAGCCATTACCTCACGTAAACACCAGGTTAGATGTCAAGATGTTTGAAGATCCTGTTTCACAGCTGATCCCAAGCAAGGGAGACATCGACCCCAGTCAGACGAGCATGCTGAAATCCACTAAATTCAACAGTGAGTCCAGACAGCCCCAGATTATTCCACCCATCAGGAATGAAGGAAAACTTTATCCAGCAAACTTTCAATGCAGCAGCCCGGTTCTCTTAGAAGCTCCTGTAGACTCTTCACCCCTTATTCGAAGCAACTCAATGCCAACTTCTTCAGCAACTAATTTAACTATTCCTCCTTCTTTGAGAGGAAGTCACTCATTTGATGAAAGGATGACTGGTTCCGATGACGTATTCTATCCAGGGACTGTGGGCATACCCCCGCAGCGCATGCTAAGAAGACAAGCAGCATTTGAGCTGCCTTCAGTACAGGAGGGCCATGGGGAGGTGGAGCATCACGGCAGGATGTTGAAAGGTATCAGCAGTTCATccctgaaggaaaagaaattgccTTCTGGGGACAGGGTTGGGTATGACTATGATATCTGTCGGAAACCCTATAAGAAGTGGGACGACTCTGAAACACCAAAGCAAAGCTACAGGGACATTTCCTGCTTGAGTTCTTTAAAACATGGTGGAGAATATTTTATGGATCCTGTGGTGCCATTGCATGGAGTACCAAGCATGTTTGGAACTACCTGTGAAAACAGGAAACGCCGGAAAGAGAAGAGTGTAGGGGACGAAGAGGACACTCCCATGATCTGCAGCAGCATCGTAAGCACTCCTGTGGGCATCATGGCTTCTGATTATGATCCCAAACTGCAGATGCAGGAAGGAGTCAGGAGTGGATTTGCCATAGCTGGACACGAAAACCCTTCTCATGGTCACACTGAACGCTTTGACCCGTGTCGACCCCCACTGCAGTCTGGAAGTCCATCTCTTGGGTCAGAGGAGTCACCGTCAGCCATTGATTCAGACAAGATGTCAGACGCAGCGGGCAGGAAACCTCCTGGAAATGTGATTTCTGTGATTCAGCACACCAACTCGCTGAGCCGACCCAATTCATTCGAAAGATCTGAGTCAGCTGAACTTGTGGCTTGCTCACAGGATAAAGCCCCTTCCCCTTCAGAGACGTGTGACAGTGAGATTTCAGAAGCCCCAGTGAGTCCTGAGTGGGCTCCACCCGGGGATGGTGCAGAAAGTGGGGGGAAACCCTCTCCATCTCAGCAGGTGCAGCAACAGTCCTATCACACACAGCCCAGGCTAGTTCGGCAACACAACATCCAGGTTCCTGAGATTCGAGTGACTGAGGAGCCTGATAAAccggagaaggagaaagaagcacAGAGCAAAGAGCCAGAGAAGCCTGTGGAAGAATTTCAGTGGCCCCAAAGAAGCGAGACCCTTTCCCAACTCCCCGCCGAGAAGTTGCCACCCAAAAAGAAGCGTCTTCGACTTGCAGATATGGAGCACTCCTCAGGGGAGTCCAGCTTTGAATCCACAGGCACAGGCCTCTCCCGCAGCCCCAGCCAAGAAAGCAACTTGTCCCACAGCTCcagtttctccatgtcttttgaaagggaagaaaccagtaaGCTTTCTGCACTTCCTAAGCAGGATGAGTTTGGGAAGCATTCAGAGTTTCTGACTGTCCCTGCTGGTTCATACTCATTGTCTGTCCCGGGCCATCACCACCAGAAAGAGATGCGACGCTGCTCATCAGAGCAGATGCCTTGTCCTCACCCAGCGGAAGTCCCAGAAGTTCGGAGCAAATCATTTGATTATGGAAATCTGTCCCATGCTCCTGTGTCGGGAGCAGCAGCCTCCACTGTATCACCGtccagggagaggaagaaatgcTTTCTGGTGCGGCAAGCTTCCTTCAGTGGCTCCCCAGAAATTGCCCAGGGTGAGGCTGGCATGGATCAGAGCGTGAAGCAGGAGCAGCTAGAGCATTTGCATGCTGGCCTCCGGTCCGGGTGGCACCATGGCCCACCCACCATGCTGCCTCCTCTTCAGCAAGAGGACCCAGGGAAGCAGGTGGTAAGTCCTTGTGCCCCGCTGAGCTcggggccactgcacctggcccagccaCAGATCATGCACATGGACAGTCAGGAATCTTTGAGAAATCCCTTGATCCAACCAACATCCTATATGACAAGCAAGCACTTACCTGAACAGCCACACTTATTTCCACATCAAGAGACAATTCCATTTTCTCCAATCCAGAATGCCTTGTTTCAGTTTCAGTATCCTACTGTCTGTATGGTGCATTTACCAGCTCAGCAGCCTCCCTGGTGGCAGGCGCATTTTCCACATCCCTTTGCTCAGCAGCCTCAGAAGAGCTATAGCAAGCCCTCCTTTCAGACAGAAACCCATTCGAGCTATCCCTTAGAACATGTGGCAGAGCACACTGGAAAGAAACCTGCTGACTACGGACACACGAAAGAGCAGACCTACCCCTGTTACTCAGGAGCATCAGGGCTACACCCAAAGAACCTTCTTCCAAAGTTTCCATCAGACCAGAGCAGCAAGTCCACTGAAACGCCCTCTGAGCAGGTTCTTCAAGAAGATTTTGCCTCAGCAAACGCTGGGCCTCTGCAGTCCCTCCCGGGAACAGTGGTTCCTGTTCGGATCCAGACGCACGTACCATCCTATGGAAGTGTCATGTACACAAGCATTTCTCAGATACTTGGGCAGAACAGCCCTGCCATTGTCATATGCAAAGTTGATGAGAATATGACCCAAAGGACACTGGTCACCAATGCAGCCATGCAAGGGATAGGATTCAACATTGCCCAGGTGCTGGGGCAGCATGCGGGCTTGGAAAAGTACCCCATTTGGAAAGCACCTCAGACTCTACCCCTTGGCTTAGAATCCTCAATCCCTTTGTGTTTGCCTTCCACCTCCGACAGCGTGGCCAGCCTGGGAGGTAGCAAGCGAATGCTTTCTCCAGCCAGTAGCTTGGAGCTCTTCATggaaaccaagcaacagaaaagggtcaaagaagaaaagatGTATGGACAGATTGTGGAGGAGCTTAGTGCTGTGGAGCTGACCAACTCAGACATCAAAAAGGACCTCTCCCGCCCCCAGAAACCCCAACTGGTTCGACAAGGGTGTGCTTCTGAGCCAAAAGATGGCTTGCAGTCAGGGtcatcttccttctcctctctgtCACCCTCCTCATCTCAAGACTATCCTTCTGCTAGCCCGTCCTCCAGGGAGCCATTCCCTCCCAGCAAGGAGATGCTTTCTGGTTCCCGGGCATCACTTCCAGGGCAGAAGTCCAGCGGGCCTTCTGAAAGCAAAGAGTCTTCCGATGAATTAGATATTGATGAGACTGCATCAGACATGAGCATGAGCCCACAGAGTTCCTCATTACCAGCAGGAGATGGTCAGccagaagaggaagggaagggccaCAAGCGGCCTGTTGGCATGCTGGTCCGCATGGCCTCTGCCCCCAGCGGGAATGTGGCAGACTCTACTCTTCTTCTCACGGACATGGCAGATTTCCAGCAGATTCTTCAGTTCCCCAGTCTGCGGACAACAACTACAGTGAGTTGGTGCTTCTTGAATTATACAAAACCCAATTATGTGCAACAGGCCACCTTCAAATCCTCCGTTTATGCTTCATGGTGCATTAGTTCCTGTAACCCAAACCCATCAGGATTGAACACCAAGACCACTCTGGCTCTTCTGAGGTCCAAGCAAAAAATCACTGCAGAAATTTATACTCTGGCTGCTATGCATAGGCCTGGAACCGGCAAGCTTACGTCATCAAGTGCTTGGAAGCAGTTTACTCAG ATGAAACCTGATGCATCCTTTTTATTTGGCAGCAAACTAGAAAGGAAATTAGTGGGAAATATCttaaaggaaagagggaaaggagatATTCATGGAGATAAAGATATTGGATCCAAACAAACTGAGCCAATCcgaattaaaatatttgaaggagG GTACAAATCGAATGAAGATTATGTATATGTCAGAGGGCGTGGCCGTGGAAAGTACATTTGTGAAGAATGTGGGATTCGCTGTAAGAAGCCAAGCATGCTCAAAAAACACATCCGTACCCATACTGATGTTCGGCCCTATGTATGCAAGTTATGTAACTTTGCCTTCAAAACGAAAG GTAACCTAACGAAGCATATGAAATCTAAagcacatatgaaaaaatgcctgGAATTGGGAGTCTCAATGACATCGGTGGATGATACAGAAACTGAGGAAGCAG AAAATATGGAAGATTTGCACAAAGCAGCAGAGAAGCATAGCATGTCCAGCATTTCAACTGATCATCAGTTCTCAGATGCCGAGGAATCAGATGGTGAGGATggagatgataatgatgatgatgatgaagatgaggaTGACTTTGATGACCAGGGAGATTTAACACCAAAAACAAGATCAAGAAGCACCAGTCCTCAGCCTCCTAGATTCTCCTCCTTGCCTGTGAATGTTGGCGCCGTACCCCACGGGGTTCCTTCAGATAGTTCCCTGGGACATTCTTCATTGATCAGCTATTTGGTTACTTTGCCAAGTATTCGAGTTACTCAGCTTATGACACCCAGTGACTCATGTGAAGATACTCAGATGACAGAATACCAGAGGCTGTTCCAGAGCAAAAGTACAGACTCAGAACCAGACAAAGACAGATTGGACATACCTAGTTGTATGGATGAGGAGTGCATGCTACCTTCAGAGCCTAGCTCCTCTCCCAGGGACTTCTCACCCTCAAGTCGCCATTCCTCACCAGGTTATGATTCTTCACCCTGTCGAGATAATTCACCAAAGAGGTATCTGATACCCAAAGGAGATTTATCTCCCAGAAGACACTTATCACCTAGGAGAGATCTGTCACCCATGAGGCATCTGTCACCAAGAAAGGAAGCTGCACTGAGGAGAGAGATGTCCCAAAGAGATGTTTCACCAAGAAGGCATTTGTCTCCAAGGAGGCCAGTTTCTCCTGGGAAAGATATCACAGCGAGAAGAGACCTCTCTCctagaagagagagaagatacaTGAGCACCATAAGACCGCCATCTCCCAGAAGGGCTTTATACCGTAACCCGCCATTGTCCATGGGGCAGTATTTGCAAGCAGAGCCAATTGTATTGGGGCCTCCT AATTTAAGAAGAGGATTACCTCAGGTTCCTTACTTCAGTCTCTATGGAGACCAAGAAGGTGCTTATGAACATCCAGGCTCCAGCCTTTTCCCTGAGGGTCCTAATGACTATGTCTTCAGTCATCTTCCACTCCACTCTCAGCAACAAGTGCGAGCTCCTATCCCCATGGTGCCCGTTGGTGGGATCCAGATGGTTCACTCCATGCCGCCGGCCCTTTCCAGTTTACATCCTCCACCCACATTGCCCCTGCCAATGGAGGGCTTTGAGGAGAAGAAAGGTGCATCAGGGGAGTCCTTCTCCAAGGATCCCTATGTGCTTTCTAAGCAGCATGAGAAGCGAGGTCCTCACGCTTTGCAGTCCTCTGGTCCACCTAGCACTCCCTCTTCTCCTCGGCTATTGATGAAACAGAGCACTTCGGAAGACAGCCTAAACGCAACAGAGCGGGAACAGGAGGAAAATATACAGACTTGTACAAAAGCCATTGCCTCTCTCCGGATTGCCACAGAAGAGGCAGCTCTGCTTGGGGCAGATCAGCCAGCACGGGTGCAGGAGCCCCACCAGAACCCCCTGGGAAGTGCACATGTTAGCATTAGACACTTTAGTAGACCTGAGCCAGGTCAGCCCTGTACCTCAGCCACCCACCCTGACTTGCATGATGGTGAAAAGGACAATTTTGGTACATCACAGACTCCATTAGCTCACTCCACGTTTTACAGCAAGAGTTGTGTGGATGACAAGCAGGCGGACTTTCACAGCAGCAAGGAGTTATCTTCTAGCACAGAGGAAGGCAAAGATCCTTCATCAGAAAAGAGTCAGCTACATTGA